One window from the genome of Methylomarinovum caldicuralii encodes:
- a CDS encoding DUF502 domain-containing protein, which translates to MFQVIKQLFKYFLLGVLAVIPVLITIQIVLFTKELLTDLIVSLYGYSASYSFTTSLLVLSIALLTYIGYSITRYRRSIIISAIDAVIEKIPLLNTVYRVSKKVIAMFTTAEEAAKREVVYVEYPKEEVWVPAYVTNKIDDTYILFVPTSPNPTSGFTVIVHESKVVHSDLSIEEAASFIISIGADYPRPEEVKRLKLHS; encoded by the coding sequence ATGTTCCAAGTGATCAAACAATTGTTCAAATACTTCCTGCTCGGGGTGCTGGCCGTCATCCCGGTCCTGATCACCATCCAGATCGTGCTGTTCACCAAGGAGCTGCTCACCGATCTGATCGTGAGCCTGTACGGCTATTCGGCCAGCTATTCCTTCACCACCAGCCTGCTGGTGCTCAGCATCGCCCTGCTGACCTACATCGGCTACTCCATCACCCGCTACCGCCGTTCCATCATCATTTCCGCCATCGACGCCGTCATCGAGAAGATCCCGCTGCTCAACACCGTCTATCGGGTCAGCAAAAAGGTGATCGCCATGTTCACCACTGCGGAGGAAGCGGCCAAACGCGAGGTGGTGTACGTGGAATACCCCAAGGAGGAAGTCTGGGTGCCGGCTTACGTGACCAACAAAATCGACGACACCTACATCCTGTTCGTCCCCACCTCCCCCAATCCGACTTCCGGGTTCACCGTCATCGTCCACGAATCCAAGGTGGTCCATTCGGATCTGAGCATCGAGGAGGCGGCCAGCTTCATCATCAGCATCGGCGCCGACTATCCCAGGCCGGAGGAGGTCAAACGCCTCAAACTGCACAGCTGA